In Syntrophorhabdaceae bacterium, the sequence TGCCGAAGCAGGTAATAATGGGTGACGAGGCTCAGGTCTATCACCTTCTGTCGTACGTTGGATGCCATCTCCGCCGCCTTCGCCGCTCTGCTGACCTGTCGCGAGGAATAGACGTACATCGATCCTATGACGAGGAAAAGCGCAAGGGGTAAGAATCCTGCAATGGTAAGTGTGGTCTTGATTCTCACATCAGCCGCCTATATTTACCCTCTCGGGACGGACCGATGCGAGCCCGCGGGTGTAGATATTATCCAGGAAGTTGGGGACCTTGCTCTCCGGAACCACCTTGTGCGCTATGGCCCAGTGCGCCTGATTTTCAAAATTGATGAGGAGCGACTGGTCCAGAGCTATCCGGAAATAATAATCCTTCCAGACCGGCGTAAGCTCTTGCGCACGAACCCCTGTGCGTTGCGACACGAGCGCGATAGCCTCATCCTGCTTTTCGATGATAAAGCGTTCGGAGCTCATGAGTGCACGCAGCAACTTTCTGATGGACTCCGGTTGCTGTTGAACGACATCAACGCGCGTTACCAGATTCCACGTGCTCCTGAAAAAACCGGTTCCGTAGTACGTCATGCCCTTGGGCCCGAGCGCGCTCGTGATGGCGGAAAGGTAAGGTTCCCAGGTGGCGACCGCATCCACGCGGCCGCTGAGCAGCGCATCCTGCATCTCCTCGGGTTTGAGCGGCACCATCGTGGTGCGCTCCTCGGCCACCCCGTGAAACAGGAGTAATGTGCTGAGAAGGTACTGGCCTGACGTGCCGGGCGTGACGCCGATTTTTCTGCCCTTCAGATCCTCGGGTCTTGAGATGCCGCGATCCTTTCTCGTGATGACGGCGGAGATCTTCTCTGAGTCGGCGACGGTTGCCAAAACGCGCACCTTGGCGCCTCGCATAACCGCCTCCATAATCGGCGTCTCCGCAGCCGGGGCAACATCCGCTTTCGCCGCGAGGACCGCCTCCAGGCACTCCTTGCCGGAGGTGAAGGTTACCAGCGTGACGTCGAGGCCTTCGTGTTTGAAGTATCCTTTATCAAAGGCAACGTAGATCGGAGCTGACATCGGAATGGGCGAGATCGCGATTGTGAGCTTCTCCAATCCATCGCTTCGGTCTGCACGGCTGTTCTGGCTCGTGTGGTAGATTAGGCCTGCGGCTGCCAGAGCAACCAGTACGAGAGCGACTATGCTCCAAAAAAATCGTGGTCGTATTGTTCCGCGTTCTGAGATCAGATTTCTCATGTGCTGGATGTCTTGAGTTGTGCCAAGGCTGCTGCTGACGTATAATGTATAACATTGTTGAAGGCTATTCAAGGCACCCACAGCCGCCACGGGAATCACAACTGCGGATGCCTTACCCTTTTTGTCTTAAGGATCGAGTGCCAAGGTATGATCGCGGAGCATAATCACGGACAGCTCTATTTCGGCCGTGGTGTCTG encodes:
- a CDS encoding NrtA/SsuA/CpmA family ABC transporter substrate-binding protein, which gives rise to MEKLTIAISPIPMSAPIYVAFDKGYFKHEGLDVTLVTFTSGKECLEAVLAAKADVAPAAETPIMEAVMRGAKVRVLATVADSEKISAVITRKDRGISRPEDLKGRKIGVTPGTSGQYLLSTLLLFHGVAEERTTMVPLKPEEMQDALLSGRVDAVATWEPYLSAITSALGPKGMTYYGTGFFRSTWNLVTRVDVVQQQPESIRKLLRALMSSERFIIEKQDEAIALVSQRTGVRAQELTPVWKDYYFRIALDQSLLINFENQAHWAIAHKVVPESKVPNFLDNIYTRGLASVRPERVNIGG